A single genomic interval of Granulicella tundricola MP5ACTX9 harbors:
- the argC gene encoding N-acetyl-gamma-glutamyl-phosphate reductase, whose amino-acid sequence MAEQNTSPLSTIRTAVAGVGGYAGGELARLLLNHPRLAQSKPLFLGRVADDSSAGSVPLESLHPQLALGAGQTLPPVRAFDWKLVEDMGIEAVFLALPHETSREWAPQWLERGIKVIDLSGAWRLQHEVNRKVYKLTDENPALAASLQAEAVFGAPELHRKEIATARLVANPGCYSTSIILALYPLIQAGILDLDHGIISDSKSGISGAGKAATAKTHFMYGADNLSAYNVFGHRHTGELLEQLGITTAQIQFTPHLLPIPRGILSTIYARLGSSTDPAQIQQIYNAFYATSPMVRVHQTPALPQIQHIVKTNYCDIGFELAPDGKRLVIVSCLDNLLKGASGQAVQNLNIMCGWNEEEGLL is encoded by the coding sequence TTGGCTGAACAGAACACATCTCCGCTAAGCACAATCCGCACCGCGGTCGCCGGAGTAGGCGGCTATGCCGGAGGAGAGCTCGCACGCCTGCTCCTGAACCACCCGCGCCTCGCACAGTCGAAGCCACTCTTCCTCGGCCGCGTAGCAGACGACTCCTCCGCAGGCTCCGTGCCGCTTGAATCCCTGCACCCGCAGCTTGCCCTCGGCGCAGGCCAGACCCTCCCGCCCGTCCGCGCCTTTGACTGGAAGCTCGTAGAAGACATGGGCATCGAGGCCGTCTTCCTCGCACTTCCCCACGAGACCTCGCGCGAGTGGGCCCCGCAGTGGCTCGAGCGCGGCATCAAGGTCATTGACCTCAGCGGCGCATGGCGCTTGCAGCACGAGGTCAACCGCAAGGTCTACAAGCTCACCGACGAGAACCCCGCGCTAGCCGCATCACTCCAGGCAGAAGCAGTCTTCGGCGCGCCAGAGTTGCATCGCAAAGAGATCGCCACCGCACGCCTCGTCGCGAACCCCGGCTGCTACTCCACCTCCATCATCCTCGCGCTCTACCCGCTCATCCAGGCCGGTATCCTCGATCTCGATCACGGCATCATCTCAGACTCCAAGAGCGGCATCAGCGGCGCAGGCAAGGCCGCAACGGCCAAGACGCACTTCATGTATGGCGCGGATAATCTCTCCGCATACAACGTCTTCGGCCACCGTCACACCGGTGAACTGCTCGAGCAACTTGGCATCACCACGGCGCAGATCCAGTTCACCCCGCACCTGCTCCCCATTCCGCGCGGTATCCTCTCCACCATCTACGCGCGTCTCGGCAGCAGCACAGACCCCGCGCAGATCCAGCAGATCTACAACGCCTTCTACGCGACCAGCCCCATGGTCCGCGTTCATCAAACCCCGGCCCTGCCGCAGATTCAGCACATCGTGAAAACGAACTACTGCGACATCGGCTTCGAACTCGCACCGGACGGCAAACGCCTCGTTATCGTCAGTTGTCTTGATAACCTGTTGAAGGGTGCCTCCGGTCAGGCGGTACAAAATTTGAACATCATGTGTGGTTGGAACGAAGAGGAGGGTCTGCTATGA
- the argB gene encoding acetylglutamate kinase, translating to MKFVVKLGGAALEDPKLLHLAGKALKDLVEDGHQVAVVHGGGVQLTRTLAQMGKVSEFVSGLRVTDAETRDAALMVLAGRVNKSLVAALGQHGQSAVGLSGGDGHVFRARKKITTPDLGFVGEIASTDPRWLDAIWKMGAIPVISSIALGFDGEYYNINADEMASACAIATKADALVFLTDVPGVKGADGQVMRWLTLKEVPTLEKSAVISGGMLPKLAACKAALTHGVKRVRILPAEAAASLPDLISSRINEGTEVMVA from the coding sequence ATGAAGTTCGTCGTCAAACTCGGAGGCGCAGCCCTTGAAGATCCCAAGCTCCTGCATCTCGCAGGCAAAGCTCTCAAAGACCTCGTAGAAGATGGTCACCAGGTCGCCGTAGTCCACGGCGGCGGAGTGCAACTCACCAGGACCCTCGCCCAGATGGGCAAGGTTTCGGAGTTCGTCTCAGGCCTCCGCGTCACGGATGCGGAAACCCGCGACGCCGCTCTCATGGTTCTCGCCGGCCGCGTCAACAAATCGCTCGTCGCCGCGCTCGGCCAGCACGGCCAGTCCGCAGTCGGCCTCTCCGGCGGCGACGGCCATGTCTTCCGCGCACGCAAGAAGATCACCACCCCGGACCTCGGCTTCGTAGGTGAGATCGCCTCCACGGACCCACGCTGGCTTGACGCCATCTGGAAGATGGGCGCGATCCCCGTCATCTCCTCCATCGCCCTCGGCTTTGACGGCGAGTACTACAACATCAACGCAGATGAGATGGCCTCCGCCTGCGCCATCGCCACCAAGGCGGACGCCCTCGTCTTCCTCACCGACGTCCCCGGAGTCAAGGGCGCGGACGGCCAGGTCATGCGCTGGCTCACCCTCAAGGAAGTTCCCACCCTTGAAAAGTCCGCCGTCATCTCCGGCGGCATGTTGCCCAAGCTCGCAGCCTGCAAAGCTGCACTCACGCACGGGGTCAAACGTGTTCGCATTCTTC